A DNA window from Paenibacillus andongensis contains the following coding sequences:
- a CDS encoding eCIS core domain-containing protein, with amino-acid sequence MKNESLARRSIETSILNDHGLSASTQVQMSSNYIHSLHKTIGNRAVAQMVRAGQLANPTQTVQRKTNQTGLPDDLKSGVEKLSGISLDDVKVHFNSPKPAQLQAHAYAEGTDIHVAPGQDQHLPHETWHVVQQKQGKVKPRMQMGDVAINDDAGLEQEADIMGARALQLAQRGAESSPPGIQRRSLNDAGVVQRMLVSSDKKRNGDEDEKNVKASDLGESNVIFNEYAQFLENDTSAYAKGEVKKGIAGLKKVLNEAEVDAGELKESFITGLIQNELWIKAKASDFESLRTQISTLYPDYEGVDAYTDQETIDYCKDDPEPLQAWLEEIITLAGDKVSDFVTGAAAFTAEWKNYLAYVLYDKAKVKFYDMTEEFVPFVQPFIQLIEDINANRIDSLDYVRKYGNNPANYGAEFEVAGPAEMVAKYDNKAVIHTHYGANNTQPNYGHTKPYDKRYETGYGYTVVNLPELLGMDDTQKTYNAL; translated from the coding sequence ATGAAAAATGAGAGTTTAGCGCGCAGATCAATAGAAACATCCATATTAAATGATCACGGTTTGTCAGCTTCTACTCAAGTGCAAATGAGTTCAAATTATATACACAGCTTACATAAGACGATAGGGAATCGGGCTGTTGCTCAAATGGTACGGGCTGGCCAACTAGCCAATCCGACACAAACAGTCCAGAGAAAGACGAATCAAACAGGGCTTCCGGATGATTTGAAATCAGGTGTAGAGAAACTTTCGGGGATTTCCTTGGATGATGTGAAAGTTCACTTTAATTCTCCCAAGCCTGCCCAATTGCAAGCCCATGCTTACGCGGAGGGAACGGATATTCATGTTGCACCCGGACAAGACCAGCATCTTCCTCATGAAACATGGCATGTTGTACAGCAGAAGCAAGGCAAGGTGAAACCTAGGATGCAAATGGGAGACGTTGCGATCAACGATGATGCAGGGTTGGAGCAAGAAGCTGATATCATGGGTGCCAGGGCCTTACAACTTGCGCAAAGGGGGGCTGAGTCTTCACCTCCAGGCATTCAAAGAAGATCGCTGAACGATGCCGGCGTCGTGCAAAGAATGCTTGTTTCCAGTGACAAAAAACGTAACGGTGACGAGGATGAAAAGAATGTGAAAGCCTCCGACCTCGGAGAATCCAATGTGATTTTTAATGAGTACGCCCAATTCCTTGAAAATGATACCTCTGCGTATGCCAAAGGAGAGGTGAAAAAAGGGATTGCAGGACTGAAAAAAGTGTTAAATGAAGCGGAAGTTGACGCCGGTGAGTTAAAAGAAAGCTTCATTACCGGACTGATTCAGAATGAGTTATGGATAAAAGCAAAAGCTAGCGATTTTGAATCGCTGCGGACACAGATTTCCACGCTTTATCCTGATTACGAGGGTGTTGACGCGTATACAGATCAGGAAACGATTGATTACTGTAAGGACGATCCCGAGCCATTACAGGCCTGGTTAGAGGAAATAATAACATTAGCTGGGGATAAGGTGTCTGATTTCGTCACCGGCGCTGCTGCCTTCACGGCAGAATGGAAAAATTACTTGGCCTACGTTCTGTATGATAAGGCTAAGGTTAAGTTTTACGATATGACAGAAGAATTTGTTCCGTTTGTTCAGCCGTTTATTCAACTCATCGAGGATATCAACGCGAACCGGATTGACAGTTTGGATTATGTGAGAAAGTATGGTAATAATCCAGCTAATTACGGGGCTGAATTTGAGGTTGCGGGACCTGCTGAGATGGTCGCGAAGTATGATAATAAAGCAGTAATCCATACGCATTATGGCGCTAACAATACGCAGCCAAATTATGGACATACGAAACCGTATGATAAAAGATATGAAACAGGTTACGGGTATACGGTCGTAAATCTTCCCGAACTCTTGGGGATGGATGACACCCAAAAAACGTACAATGCTTTATAG
- a CDS encoding cache domain-containing sensor histidine kinase encodes MLKEILPKVRKILAGYIQIRLTWYFLLILLPLAGFSLFAISKSQTILEVQTGERTQGALHTMTDYIDLTLQNLEQLSSLIAFDMNMNTTLQSVGQEPEKQSFVYFAQVMDQITNMTTVNLIVDQITIIHMPSRTVISTKLGGRKLPEGAEKQEWYQRLMESSGGTVFFTPKEGESYFDADSIHLIRTMDPYNRTLINPNLLVLSVKKSALIELAKPLLPSKNANIYLFDSDGSSIAGTGASVYPQVWNTVNEVRSIRKSQQTGTEMVTISVKSKFSGWSLMMEQPLEELRSHTDSLKVFSYGILAVSLVLAVWISWIIYRGISAPLRKLAYGMKQLRTGNFTIQLEDTRVDELGYVIESFNRMAENQKTLIRDHYEKQLLLSKMELKFLQSQINPHFLYNTLDSIYWTAKNYEADEISEMVLNLSKFFRLSLNKGNETFAVGETIEHLKYYIKVQQLRFLDHFTVRYDIAEESAPYHVLKLLLQPLVENAVLHGLEKQIGGGELLISSYLENNQLVLEVYDNGVGVTNERLAYICGKLEEASKQAIEGISTDLKKDKDLFGLRNVVTRMIMYYGKESQFLFESDAKRGTRITLRLPLEKCVSPYEEQAG; translated from the coding sequence ATGTTAAAAGAAATCCTGCCCAAAGTTCGTAAAATTCTGGCCGGTTATATTCAGATTCGGCTGACATGGTACTTTTTACTGATTCTGCTTCCGCTCGCCGGATTCAGTCTTTTTGCCATCTCAAAATCGCAGACGATCTTAGAAGTACAAACGGGTGAGAGGACACAAGGGGCTCTGCATACGATGACGGATTACATCGACCTGACACTGCAGAACCTCGAACAGCTTTCTTCGCTGATCGCGTTCGATATGAATATGAACACGACACTGCAGTCCGTTGGGCAAGAGCCGGAAAAGCAGTCGTTCGTTTATTTTGCACAAGTCATGGACCAGATAACGAACATGACAACAGTCAATTTGATCGTGGATCAAATCACCATCATCCATATGCCGTCACGCACCGTCATTTCCACCAAACTTGGAGGACGCAAGCTGCCCGAAGGCGCGGAGAAGCAGGAATGGTATCAGCGTTTAATGGAATCGAGTGGAGGCACGGTTTTTTTTACGCCGAAGGAGGGTGAATCTTACTTTGATGCAGACAGCATTCATCTGATCCGAACGATGGATCCTTATAATAGGACACTAATTAATCCGAATCTACTCGTGCTTTCCGTCAAAAAAAGCGCGCTCATCGAGTTGGCGAAACCGCTTCTTCCCTCCAAAAATGCGAACATCTATCTGTTTGACAGCGACGGAAGCTCGATCGCTGGCACAGGTGCGAGTGTTTACCCTCAAGTTTGGAACACCGTGAACGAGGTTAGGTCCATCCGCAAATCGCAGCAAACCGGTACGGAAATGGTTACGATCAGCGTGAAGTCGAAGTTTTCCGGATGGTCGCTCATGATGGAGCAGCCCTTGGAGGAACTTCGCAGCCATACCGACTCCCTAAAGGTGTTTAGTTATGGGATTTTAGCCGTCAGTCTGGTGCTAGCCGTTTGGATTTCCTGGATCATCTATAGGGGGATATCCGCTCCGCTGCGGAAGCTGGCTTATGGGATGAAACAGCTCCGTACAGGTAATTTCACCATACAATTGGAAGATACGCGTGTAGATGAACTGGGATACGTTATCGAATCGTTTAACCGGATGGCGGAGAACCAGAAGACACTTATACGTGACCACTATGAGAAACAGCTTTTACTGTCCAAAATGGAGCTTAAGTTTTTGCAATCGCAAATCAACCCGCATTTTCTTTACAACACACTAGACTCTATCTATTGGACAGCCAAAAACTATGAAGCGGATGAAATCAGTGAAATGGTGCTCAACCTGTCGAAATTTTTCCGGCTAAGCCTGAACAAGGGAAACGAAACGTTTGCGGTCGGGGAGACCATCGAGCATTTGAAATATTACATTAAAGTCCAGCAGCTAAGGTTCTTAGATCATTTTACCGTTCGATACGACATCGCCGAGGAAAGCGCTCCTTATCATGTATTGAAGCTGCTCTTACAGCCGCTTGTTGAAAATGCTGTTCTGCATGGTCTGGAGAAACAGATCGGGGGTGGAGAACTTCTCATTTCCTCGTATTTGGAAAATAACCAGCTTGTACTCGAAGTGTACGACAACGGGGTCGGGGTCACTAACGAAAGGCTCGCCTATATTTGCGGCAAACTAGAGGAAGCTTCTAAGCAAGCGATAGAAGGTATCTCGACGGACCTCAAGAAGGACAAGGATCTGTTCGGACTGCGAAATGTGGTCACACGGATGATCATGTACTACGGCAAGGAATCGCAATTTCTCTTCGAGAGCGACGCGAAAAGAGGCACTCGGATCACGCTTCGCCTTCCGCTGGAAAAGTGTGTGTCGCCTTATGAAGAGCAGGCGGGGTGA
- a CDS encoding extracellular solute-binding protein, whose protein sequence is MKRTSAAILALLTCFTAAGCSFSEWPYDNDSIAVQEPVIRIVVNSLGMNFPEGMDENNNPYLTYIEKNIGVQVNVTLPPLNGYDEKLNVIMTSREPPDLLNTSNPSWFINFVNQKALTPLNDYIEKYGANLKAKIPKEAWDNVTVDGHIYAIPSMNEVKGTEIVYARKDWLDKLGLQPPRTIAEYTVVMKAFAEGDPDGNGVKDTVGLSILERLGRTSPFLGAFGVQMNAWYERKGKLVYSGILPEMKDALLYLRSLYDQNILDPEFPLNKIDVLGEKIASGKVGLYSAAWSDTRTHIAANRKNDPKAVWIPLDFPIGPNGKHGVYSTSNVRSYNVVPIKSQNAEAVVKFLDFIAGPGQTSLKLGFENEIWTKVNGKLAIRFDEHTKHGYRGIYGSLVDTAERDITRDRLEGLGEQFHLYDNLQRIESNLMEDRFNGPPTPAMGKHHVKLSKLQDETFTRIIAGVSPIEEFDAFVKKWKDAGGDEITGEVNEWWRETGK, encoded by the coding sequence ATGAAAAGAACTAGCGCGGCCATTCTCGCCTTGCTTACGTGCTTCACTGCCGCCGGATGCAGCTTTTCAGAATGGCCATATGATAATGATTCGATAGCTGTACAAGAACCGGTCATTCGAATCGTCGTAAATAGTCTAGGCATGAATTTTCCGGAAGGTATGGATGAGAATAACAACCCCTACCTTACCTACATCGAGAAGAACATTGGCGTACAGGTGAATGTGACACTCCCGCCGCTGAATGGATATGATGAGAAACTAAACGTCATTATGACCTCTAGGGAGCCTCCGGATCTGCTGAACACGAGTAATCCCTCTTGGTTCATCAATTTCGTGAATCAAAAGGCGCTCACACCTTTGAATGACTATATTGAGAAGTATGGGGCGAATCTGAAAGCCAAAATTCCAAAGGAAGCTTGGGATAACGTCACCGTCGATGGCCATATATACGCAATTCCCAGTATGAACGAAGTGAAGGGAACTGAAATAGTTTACGCACGAAAAGACTGGCTGGACAAACTTGGCCTGCAGCCTCCGCGAACCATTGCAGAGTATACAGTGGTGATGAAGGCATTTGCCGAAGGAGATCCGGACGGAAACGGAGTTAAGGATACTGTCGGCCTTTCAATCCTGGAGCGTCTCGGGAGAACATCGCCGTTTCTCGGCGCCTTCGGCGTACAAATGAACGCCTGGTATGAGCGAAAGGGGAAGTTGGTATATTCCGGTATTCTCCCAGAAATGAAAGATGCACTCCTTTACTTACGCAGCCTATATGACCAGAATATTCTGGACCCGGAATTCCCGCTCAATAAAATCGATGTACTTGGCGAGAAGATAGCGAGCGGCAAGGTTGGCTTATATTCCGCAGCATGGTCGGATACACGCACTCACATTGCGGCTAACCGCAAAAATGATCCGAAAGCGGTATGGATTCCGCTTGATTTCCCGATCGGACCAAACGGCAAACACGGGGTCTACAGCACTTCAAACGTCCGATCTTATAATGTTGTCCCCATCAAAAGTCAAAATGCGGAAGCCGTTGTGAAATTTCTCGATTTTATCGCAGGCCCCGGTCAAACAAGTCTGAAGCTTGGTTTTGAGAACGAAATATGGACCAAAGTGAACGGAAAGCTGGCAATCCGATTCGATGAGCACACGAAGCATGGTTATCGGGGTATTTATGGATCGTTGGTCGATACTGCAGAGCGGGACATCACTCGGGATCGGCTGGAGGGACTCGGGGAGCAATTTCATCTATATGACAATCTGCAGCGAATCGAAAGCAACCTGATGGAAGATCGGTTTAATGGACCACCTACACCTGCAATGGGCAAGCATCACGTCAAGCTGTCCAAGCTGCAAGATGAGACTTTTACAAGAATCATCGCGGGGGTGAGCCCCATCGAAGAATTCGATGCCTTTGTGAAGAAATGGAAGGATGCTGGCGGCGATGAAATAACAGGTGAAGTGAACGAATGGTGGCGAGAAACCGGCAAGTAG
- a CDS encoding SGNH/GDSL hydrolase family protein, with translation MMSNQQQPVNVVQLDANMHIQQSGDHHLNWYSPLEKPFYIAGFGWLHEERLYRRLPAKPDWKLPQAVDQLANCTAGGQIRFETDATSLSIKVKLTGTANMYHMTATGQCGFDCYMGGPGEQLYYSTTVYDHTLMEYEAVIFKDMARESRIITLNFPLYQGVEEVWIGLDREAQIAPPPAYVDNGKIIVYGTSITQGGCAARPGMAYTNILSRRINREFLNLGFSGNGKGEPELAYILSAIPDPACLILDYEANCVSTEMLQTTLPKFISIYRDKHPLTPILIISRITYAKDKFQDQMAQDRAERKQFQLQTVEREREMGDANIYFYDGSNLLGEDAHECTVDGVHPTDLGFLRMANGLAPVLQKILTD, from the coding sequence ATGATGTCAAATCAACAACAACCTGTAAACGTCGTGCAGTTGGACGCAAACATGCATATTCAGCAATCCGGTGATCATCATTTGAATTGGTATTCACCGCTAGAGAAGCCCTTCTATATTGCCGGTTTCGGCTGGCTTCACGAAGAAAGGCTTTACCGCCGGTTGCCTGCAAAACCAGATTGGAAACTCCCACAGGCGGTAGACCAACTGGCCAACTGCACCGCCGGCGGTCAAATTCGTTTCGAGACGGATGCCACTTCCTTGAGCATAAAAGTAAAACTAACAGGGACTGCTAATATGTATCATATGACGGCTACAGGGCAGTGCGGGTTTGATTGTTACATGGGAGGTCCGGGAGAGCAGCTATATTACAGCACCACTGTTTACGATCATACGCTGATGGAATACGAAGCTGTTATTTTTAAGGATATGGCGCGGGAGAGCCGGATCATTACATTGAATTTTCCGCTCTACCAAGGTGTAGAGGAAGTCTGGATCGGTTTGGATCGGGAAGCGCAGATCGCTCCGCCACCGGCTTACGTTGATAACGGGAAGATCATCGTCTACGGCACTTCAATCACACAAGGCGGCTGTGCAGCCCGTCCGGGTATGGCTTATACAAACATACTTTCTAGACGTATTAACAGGGAGTTTCTCAACCTGGGCTTTTCCGGTAATGGTAAAGGGGAACCTGAGCTCGCTTATATACTTTCTGCCATTCCGGATCCAGCATGCCTGATCCTGGATTATGAGGCGAACTGCGTTTCTACAGAAATGCTTCAAACGACACTGCCCAAGTTCATCTCGATTTACCGTGATAAACACCCGTTGACACCGATATTAATAATCTCGCGCATCACTTATGCGAAGGATAAATTTCAAGATCAAATGGCGCAAGATCGGGCGGAACGCAAACAATTTCAGCTCCAAACCGTAGAGCGGGAGCGTGAAATGGGCGATGCTAACATCTATTTTTACGACGGATCTAATCTTCTGGGTGAGGATGCGCACGAATGTACCGTTGACGGTGTTCATCCGACTGATCTTGGCTTTTTGCGTATGGCAAATGGGCTGGCACCAGTCCTCCAGAAGATTTTGACGGATTGA
- a CDS encoding FAD-dependent oxidoreductase: MQEFHADIVVIGGGTGGCAAALAAAKSGKTVIMTEETDWIGGQLTSQAVPPDEHPWIEQFGCTRTYRQFRNGVRDYYRRHFPLTAEARSRIHLNPGNGGVSRLCHEPRAALAVLQEMLAPYVHSGRLQILIRHRAESASVDGDDVQTVTVRNLLTGELVELSAAYFLDATECGDVLPLAGVEYVTGAESKSQTGEPHAVEGEALPQDMQGFTYCFAMDYIEGEDHTIERPERYDFWRQYKADFWPDRLLSWSGVRPHTLEHVTYELFEGTDKYSLFYYRRIIDSRNFEQGFYPGSITLVNWPQNDYWLGSVIDVSDEERERNLWDAKQLSLSLLYWLQTEAPRPDGGFGYPGLRLRKDIVGTDDGIAMSPYMRESRRIKAQFTVLEQHVSTACRPDGKAEQFADSVGIGCYRIDLHPSTGNRHYIDISSLPFQIPLGSLIPVRMNNLLPACKNLGVTHITNGCYRLHPVEWNIGEAAGFLASHCIDRKLLPREVRSMESELRGFQNMLVSNGIELAWPTIHSV, encoded by the coding sequence ATTCAAGAATTTCATGCCGATATCGTCGTCATTGGCGGGGGGACCGGCGGCTGCGCAGCCGCACTTGCCGCTGCCAAATCGGGCAAGACGGTGATCATGACCGAGGAAACCGACTGGATTGGTGGGCAATTAACGAGCCAGGCTGTTCCGCCAGATGAGCACCCGTGGATTGAACAGTTCGGCTGCACCCGCACCTACAGGCAGTTCCGGAATGGGGTCCGCGATTATTACCGACGCCACTTCCCCCTTACTGCAGAAGCACGATCCCGTATTCATCTTAATCCTGGGAACGGTGGCGTATCGCGGTTGTGTCATGAGCCACGCGCAGCATTGGCAGTTCTGCAGGAAATGCTGGCTCCTTATGTTCACAGCGGTAGACTGCAGATTCTTATCCGTCATCGCGCAGAATCGGCTTCCGTTGACGGTGATGACGTTCAAACGGTAACGGTACGCAATTTGCTAACCGGGGAACTCGTGGAGCTATCCGCCGCCTATTTCCTCGACGCAACGGAATGTGGAGATGTTCTGCCGCTTGCCGGTGTGGAATATGTGACCGGGGCGGAGTCCAAGAGCCAAACCGGGGAACCTCATGCGGTGGAAGGTGAAGCACTTCCACAGGATATGCAAGGCTTTACTTACTGTTTTGCGATGGATTACATCGAAGGCGAAGACCACACCATAGAACGTCCGGAGCGCTATGACTTCTGGCGGCAGTATAAAGCCGATTTTTGGCCCGATCGGCTGCTGAGCTGGTCCGGCGTCCGCCCACATACGCTAGAGCATGTCACTTATGAACTTTTTGAAGGGACGGACAAGTACTCCCTGTTCTACTATCGGCGCATCATCGACAGCAGAAACTTCGAGCAAGGCTTTTATCCAGGGAGTATTACACTGGTTAACTGGCCGCAGAATGACTACTGGCTTGGTTCGGTCATCGACGTGAGCGACGAGGAAAGAGAACGGAATCTGTGGGATGCGAAGCAGCTTAGCCTCTCCTTGCTGTACTGGCTGCAAACGGAAGCGCCTCGGCCGGACGGGGGGTTCGGCTACCCTGGACTTCGGCTGCGCAAAGACATCGTCGGCACCGACGATGGAATAGCCATGTCTCCGTACATGCGGGAGTCACGCAGGATCAAAGCGCAGTTTACCGTACTGGAACAGCATGTGAGCACAGCCTGCCGACCCGATGGTAAAGCAGAGCAATTCGCCGATTCCGTAGGTATCGGCTGTTACCGAATTGACCTGCATCCGAGCACTGGAAACCGCCATTATATCGATATCTCTTCCCTGCCGTTCCAGATTCCACTGGGCAGTTTGATTCCTGTCCGCATGAACAATCTGCTGCCGGCATGCAAAAATCTTGGCGTCACGCATATCACAAACGGCTGCTACCGGCTCCATCCGGTTGAATGGAACATCGGCGAGGCAGCTGGATTTCTTGCAAGCCACTGTATCGACCGTAAGCTCCTGCCCCGTGAGGTTCGCAGTATGGAGTCTGAACTTCGAGGCTTCCAGAACATGCTAGTAAGCAATGGAATTGAGCTGGCTTGGCCGACGATTCATTCCGTATAA
- a CDS encoding Gfo/Idh/MocA family protein: protein MSKVRIAVIGAGSISEMHLKSYQNNSDAELYAICDLNEERAKAKAEKYGITRIYTDYKELLADPVIDAVSICTWNNSHAPISIAALDAGKNVLTEKPLCKTVGEALAVEEAVRRSGKTLQVGFVRRYASNTRIIKSFLENDELGEIYYAKASCIRRLGNPGGWFSDVERSGGGPLIDVGVHVIDLCWYLMGRPKVKSVSGNTYKKLGNRANVKNLAFYKAADYDASHNTVEDMANALIRFENGASILVDVSFTLHAKEDELTVKLYGDKGGAELEPQLSIVTEKHDTILNLTPQINNLSFDFVAGFQDEINYFIEVCQGKKETISPVQDGVEMMKILCGIYESSEKGEEIHF from the coding sequence ATGAGCAAAGTACGTATAGCGGTCATCGGAGCCGGTTCTATTTCCGAAATGCATTTGAAATCATACCAAAATAATTCGGACGCAGAGCTTTACGCCATCTGCGACCTGAACGAAGAACGCGCTAAGGCGAAAGCCGAAAAATACGGCATAACACGCATTTACACGGACTACAAGGAACTGCTTGCTGATCCAGTGATCGATGCTGTCAGCATCTGTACGTGGAACAATAGCCATGCGCCGATCTCCATCGCTGCATTGGATGCCGGCAAAAACGTACTTACCGAAAAACCGCTCTGCAAGACGGTGGGCGAAGCGTTAGCTGTGGAGGAAGCGGTCCGCCGCTCCGGCAAAACGCTTCAAGTAGGTTTCGTCCGCAGGTATGCGTCTAACACCCGCATCATCAAATCATTTCTGGAAAACGATGAACTCGGTGAAATTTACTACGCCAAAGCTTCGTGCATTCGTCGTCTCGGTAATCCGGGTGGCTGGTTTTCGGATGTTGAGCGTTCGGGCGGTGGTCCGCTGATCGATGTAGGCGTCCACGTCATTGACTTATGCTGGTACCTGATGGGCCGACCAAAGGTGAAGTCCGTTTCCGGCAACACCTACAAAAAACTCGGCAACCGCGCGAACGTGAAAAATCTTGCCTTTTATAAGGCGGCGGACTATGACGCTTCCCACAATACGGTAGAGGATATGGCGAATGCGTTGATTCGCTTCGAGAATGGTGCCTCCATCCTCGTTGACGTTAGCTTCACGCTTCATGCGAAGGAAGACGAGCTTACCGTGAAGTTGTATGGTGACAAAGGCGGCGCCGAACTGGAGCCTCAGCTATCCATCGTTACGGAGAAGCACGATACCATCTTGAACCTCACGCCGCAGATCAACAACCTGTCTTTCGATTTTGTTGCCGGGTTTCAGGATGAAATCAATTATTTCATTGAAGTATGCCAAGGCAAAAAAGAAACCATTTCTCCTGTTCAAGACGGTGTTGAAATGATGAAAATCCTTTGCGGTATTTATGAATCTAGCGAGAAAGGCGAAGAAATACACTTCTAA